One Apteryx mantelli isolate bAptMan1 chromosome 2, bAptMan1.hap1, whole genome shotgun sequence genomic window, agtccagcaaagggctacaaagatgattaggggactggagcatctctcttatgaggaaagactgagagagctgggcctgtttagcctggagaagagaaggctgagaggagatcttatcaacgtgtacaagtatcttaagggagggtgtcgagaggatgggaccagtggtgctcagcgacaggatgtgaggcaatgggcacaaactgaaacacagacagttccatctgaacatgaaaaacttcttccctgtgagggtgacagggcactggaataggttgcccagagaagttgtggtcTCCATCCTTGCAGCTATTCCAAGGCAGCCTGGACACAGTCCTGTGCAAtgatgtgctctagatgaccctgcttgagcaggggggttggactagatgatctccagaggtcccttccaacctcaaccattctgtgattctgtgtctcTGCTTGTAGTTGCACCAATTAACTTTGCTCCACAAGCAAAACAGTGCACTGCTCAACAGGTGCATTTGCAATTTGTTCAGCTCTCATCACCTTGGGCTACAACCCCAAGCCATGTTCTTTTACTGCTGAAACCCTTTGGGTGTGCCACAAACTGCTGCACTGAGGTAGAACTGCAAAGCATCATGTGCTTTAGCTAGATGCCAGAAAGTAGGGACAGCTGTTCAGGGCAGATGTGCACAGTCTAGGAATTACTAGTAGTTTAAGAACTACTTTCCTTGCTTCCATCTACCTCGATGCTGCCTCAACCTAAGGaaagttacacacacacacacacaccccgaagACTAAGGACACCTGAAAATGGGTTTAAGCTATTGGACTTGCTGAAGGTCGTTAAAGGACCTTTCATCTGGCCCTACTGCAAGTGCACTTGTGACATGCTAATGGACCTGAACTAATGTGGAACTACTTCACTTCTTTGAAGTCCAGAAGTTAATACATGCCAGTGATTAAGCACAGTTGCCTCAGGTCAGGCTAGACCCAACCCAATACTGGGAAACCAGCCTTAGCAAAGCATCATCCATTCAAGGGGGAAAAACATCATCATGTCATTTGAACTCTGCATGGCAAAGGATGAGTATTCTTTAGTGGGATTAAGGAGGGAAATGGTTCATGGTAGAACAACTTCAGTGCTTCAGAGAAGGAAACAATTGCAGGCCAACTTTCAGAACACTAAACATGCAAAATACACTTTACAATCTGAAATAATTTGACACAGAGTGAATTAAAAGCTTACTTTAATTTTGAACCATTTTATAACTGCATTTCTCTCATGGAGCATCTGTATCACAGCAGGCTACAATAACTTTGGGATAAAAGGCAACTGGTAAACTGTCCAATACAAGGTTCCAAATAAACAGTTCTTACTGGCCCCTACCCAGACATATCCCAGATAAAGTTTTTGATCAAAAACATGAAATAGATCCACCTGCTTATTTTAAGCATATTAAAAAGGAAACTAATTGGACCATTTCTATTTGTCTAGTTTTTTTATACAAAAAGGCTACACAATGTTACACTTTATTCAGGATACAATTAGAGTGATTATGAATTAGTGTTCTACATCTTTACTCAATCCTTAAAAATTAGGAACTGCTGTAGCATATTCACTATAACTTAATACTacaagagacttaaaaaaaacccctaacaaTAATTACTGCGAAAAAAAAGGCTACTTTCAAAGCAAGCAAGGTCAGTACCattacagagatttaaaaaaaataataattttttaacaAGCAAGGCTAGGGTTTGATAAATTCCATCTTGCAATTCATTCTTGTGCATTCTTCGTTTCTTGAATCACTCCCAAAATCCATTTGTATTATTACTCCTCGACCAAAAAGGACCAGGACAAAAAGTTTACTTCAATTGTTCCCATAGGAAACTCAGCTTGGTTAGTGTCAGGCACTTTCTGAGATACTAGCCCACCCCTCGAGCCCTCTCAGCAACTCTACAGGCCAATCAATGCAAGTTCATTCAGATGATACAgctacagagagaagaaaaaaaaaaagtgtcagtatTCTTGAGTAAActgttattttaatatattaagacTGCATGAAGCTGGTGCACAAGACATTACAGTTAATTACTTCCACACTTCATGGCAGAAGTCAGTTTGGAGTGTACTGATCACACGTTTCCAGAGCATTTATTCAGTGTTCTTGCAAACTTGGACCCATTTAAGCCATTCCCTCCCTGCCAACCAAGTCCTCAGTCCACTaatctgttttttggttttttttgtttgttttttttttttaaattcaagatcTGAGCTTCTTACCTAAAGGATGATTTACAGGTCAGTATCGAACCAGGCCAACTGATTACTGTCACCTGGAGGCAGCCCATCCATAAGGTCCTGGGCATGGCCAAGATCTGGCAGACCATCAACTGGGTAGTCAGCACCAGGGTGGTGGCCACCCATTTCATGTTCCATCATAGGGTCCATACCCAAGGCATCCTGACCGTATCCGCCAGAGTGGAAAGAACGGTAGCTAGGATCTAAGAAAGTTAAAGgtggcagaggggaaaaaaagcataatgTTAACAGATGTTAGATGCATCAGAAGCTGCAAGTATAAGTGTGTGAGAAGATCTTTGTAGCCATCTAGTTTTTTTTCTCTAGTTCAGCCAAGTTCAAAACAATCTGTTGCCTGCCCCTAATGGCTATTCCATTGTTTGAGACAGCCTTCCAAGTGTGATTCTGCAGACAAAGCACGCTTCAGTCAGAAGCACGAGCAGATTCCAGCCAAGCCATTAGTCTGCATAATAAACAATACTAAAATTCAAAAATACTGCAGCAAAACCAGCCTCCAAGATTGTAGATTTGTTTCTAAAAGACTAGTCAAAATAGCTTCAAATCCTTAGGGACAGGTTTGAGTTCAAGTCTACAGACATTTATGGACTAATACATTCAAGTACCAGGattagttttaaagaaaaaaaaaatgcacttttggAATTGTCAAGCCCATTTATAAAggatttaaaagattttctggaAACAACAGCTCAGTGAGAGATGCTCTCACAAGACTCAGACAAGTGACACCAGTTTCGCATGTTCATGCAGCTCCTATTTCAATACAGTCAATGCTGTTGAAGAAACTGGTTAAACTTGCAGCTCCCCATCTGCCTGTCAGTTTTAGTATCTTGCTGAAGAGTGATTCACTCTTCACTCATTTGTGGTTCTTCTTTAAAGTCTACGACTTGACTTCATCCAACTTAAGTTTAGTCAAGGGGAATGGAACAGACATACCATCTGGGCGGTATCCAAGAGGTTCTCCCTGGGCACCAATATCAAGTCCAAGATCTGCTGTCTAGAGGTGCAGAAGAaaattacaaaacatttttagtGGCAGGTCCTTGGGGCAACATTAGTAATTTAGAGTTTGAGAAGTTTTAAAGCTCGCCTGAAACCCATTTTTAGCAACTCTTCTGCAGTGAACACTGCAGCGTGGTACTTATGTGAACATGAAAATGCCTTTTATAACCCAAGCATCTGCATCCATTACATAACAGACAGATTTAGGCACAGTAATCCATAGCTCACCGGAAGGAGGTTTCTGTTTGGGAACAAATAAGACAGGGCAGGTCTAGGAACACTCCTTCTCTGCTATACCTGCCCAACTTTTGCAAGTCAGCTGTTCAGAGATTCCTGAGCCAGTAATATAGTTTTGAATGGACCTCCCCAAGTTTGTCCAATTACAGAATTGTATATCTGCAATCTAATTACATGACTTTGATCTGAAAGAGATATCCCGTTTTAGCTGTTTTTCACATTGGGGTGGACAGACACAGATTTTAGGGAAACAGAAGGGTAAGCACTGAACTAGTACAAATCAAAGACTACTGTCCTGTAAGTACATACAGGGCAAGCTAGGCTCCTGAAAACTTAAGAATCTAGAGGAAAGAAGAGACATAGAGAAACCTTCCCTCTACCCTAAGCATACAATTCGTTTTCAATCTCTGTTCACTTCAGAGCCCTGTAAGCATCAAGAAGGGCAATGCATGATAATCAGCtggcaaatattttcaaatccGAGAGCTTAATCCCAAGAAGAACACAAGTTGCACGCCTACCCCAAGCTACATGGTTTGCCTGAAGGAAGCCTCACAGAGCACATTTATATTTATGCTTCCCTCAAATCTCTCATGCCTCAGTTTTTGCATTTAGAGCTCATCAGGTTTGGACAATCCACAAAAACTGGTCAAAATTCCTAGAGATCATTCCAGAGCTGTCCTCAGAAATTTGAGGCAGCAGAGACATGTAATGTTCTTCTATGTGGCTTTGCTCTAATgagcaaaatgaaaattatgtGCTTTAGCAGCAGAAGAGAATGGACTCATCTGCAAGGGAAGTACAAGAACAGCTGCTCTAAGGCTGCTTGCTCTTGATTTGGCTCAAACAAATCTGTACGCTTCAGGAACtctttttctgaaaagttttcttCCACTATGCAATGGGCCAGCCTCACCTCTCTCTATATAAAGTCTTGTCCTACGGCAAGAGTACACACATCGAGCCTGTATCATTTTCTGGAGGTCTAAAAGCACAGGTTCACAGAACCTGAACATGTGGAGAGTAAAGAAGCTACACAGCCACATGTAAAGCTGAACCTGTATTAGTGGAGGCATCTACATTCTGCtacaaggaaggagggaggacttGGAAGCACGGCTCTCCCCAGGGAATAGTTAATGCAAAGATGCAGCTCACCTCATTCCAAGCCATGGGCTCAGTCCGGAACAGAGAGCTTGTCAATTCAACAGAAAGTCGCTTCTTGTAGTCTTGTGGTTTGTCCTCAGACATTCTgaacagcactgcagctgcataTGTTGCTATTGAAACAAAGAGCAAGTTTAGTAGCAGTCAAGTTTTCTGTCCAAACATACAAAACCTACTTTATGTTCACTTACCAACACCCTCATTCCTAGAATGGAGCAGTTCTGTTAAAGGGGCAGTTGCTCCTTCAGCTTCAATTGCTTCAGCCGCTTCCTTGTCTTGAGCCAGTTCACAAAGTACACCTGCAGCTACTCTCTGGATATTCTCAATGGGAGAGTACAATAACTGCAAACCAAAACACAAAAGTTTCTTTAAGCTCTTCAGCACAATTTGACTTAGCAATTCTACCAAATAAACATAAGCGtcattttactgctttttcaAATATGTACTACTTCATTTTCTTGAGCTCTTGCTTACCTGCACAAATAGTGGAATGGTATTTAGACCCCTGATTACAATTCGATTATGAACATCACGTGCAAGAATATGCAgggctccagtgcagccctcaACAATTTCTTCCATACGCACACCCTCCTAGtcagggaaagaaaatattttttttgaagtTGAGATACTTAGTGCTATCTTCTAAGAAGACTGCCAAAAAGCTGATCCACAGTTTAGTACCACCTTGTCAACTAACCATCAAACTTGGCCCCTGCACAAACATCCCTCCCCAACAGGGCTCATATCCACTGTTTATCACTGGCTTACAAACTTACATCCCCATTAAAAGAGTTGGCCTGGTTTACCCAACTAAATTTAGATTCCAAAAAAGAAGGGGAAGTATCATAGGGGAGCTGTgctcaaaattttcatttttgtattagTTCATTGTAAACTTAAATGTCTAGCAACACTAGCTCTCCCCGCCCCACCCCAAGCTGAATACTTAGACAGCTTGGCAGTTTAGTAAGCTTGAAACAGTGGTAATCAGTAATGAAGAGGCCCCTCTTGCCTCTGCAAGTGTTAAGGAGACTCCTGTACTAGTAGGTACCACTTCTATTTGTTCATGCTAAGGCAACTTTCCTTTTGTTAATGTGTTTAACTGGGGGAAAAAATTTGAGGTTTATCATACCACACTGACTTGGTATCTAAACATGGTAACAAGTATGGAGCCTCTACaatttctcagtatttttatgACTCTAGACACCCTTGAAGATGAACATTAAGCTGTGATAGCATTCCTAAATCCTTGGTTCCAATAAGGATGTGATTGTTCTAGTTTCCTGGTAGAGAGCTACTTCCCTTTCCAGAGTAGGAAAAATCAGTGTTACTCAGATTTACTAGATTCACCAAGCATTTAATGTTAAGTGCTCAAGAGGTTCTCACTAAAATAAGATccaagctttttgtttgttttcattttgttttgctttagaaACGCCTCAGGTCTGCCAAGACAGAATTATCAGTATGACAACAGAAAAACATGAATTACAGCAAATGTTAGGACAACAGCTATTTAGACCAAACCACATAGCAGATACAGACTGGCATTTGAGGAGTTTTAGAGAAAAGTTTTACACCCATCTTTACTTAATGGCAGCCACTTACCACAAACTGCTGTTGCGTTCCTCCCATAGAAGTACGTCGCTGGGTATCTTGATGTGCTCTAACCAGCAACTGAACTAGCCTTGGAATAGCACCTTGTTCACGCAGTGGGGCATGGTTTGCAGGACAGAGAGCAAGATTGCGGATCAGACCAACGGTAGCCTGCAGGTCATAAGGAGGATGAAGAATAAAGGAGCATGAGGGATGCTTACTGTTAGtggtggtttttttctgtttgtttgtttgtttttaaatcagttaGGTCTGAACAGTTGAACCCGTTAGAGGCAACCTGAAGTTGCTCAACTGAAGTAACTTTCCCATCACTCTAGTTACATTCTCCAACActttggaaaaaagtatttttgatgCTTAAGGTAGAAATTTGCTGTTACCTTAAAAAGCCACCAGTTTGCAGCACTGAAAGTTGGTAACTGTTATTTACCTTGATCAAAGGCCAGTGTGAGGGCGGGTGCAAGAGTTTAACCACCACTGGGAGTCCATAGTGGAGACGTACTGCATTTTGAGCCATCTCAGCTTCTTGATGTCTGCTGGTGAGGTGACGGAGCGCACAGATGGCAGGTTCTGTGATGTCTTCCCTGTCTCCAGCCCGAAGAACTGTGCGCACAAGAGCCTCAATGCCACCAACTTGGCACACCATCATCTTGTTCTTGTAATTGTTGCAAGTAAGGTTAGAAAGGATACCAGCAGCACAAGTTACAACATTGATATCATCTGATCCTAAAAGCTGAACAAGAGTTCCTAGAAGGCCTTCCATTCCCTCCTGtaaaggaagagggaagaaaatttagtttctctccttttcccactATTGTGGTTTTTGATCCCAATTCCTTAGAAGGGTCACTTGCCTGCTTGGTTGCAGCATCTGACAGATTTCTCAGAGTCCAGAGACAGTTCTGGACAAGACGTTGGCTTGGATCTGTAAGGTGGAGTCCCAGAGCTTGCATCCCACCTAGAAGATGGTACAGTTTTGACACCATTACTTAGATGCTGATCTTGTGAACAGTACAGTAAAGTACTCTTCTCCTCTTTAAAATCAGAGTGCATAGCTCACAAGCTTCTGGTTCTTTCCTGGCATTAGTATCCTAATATGGCTAGGCCCTAACACTTTattacatctaaaaaaaaaaaaagccaagaatcTTTCTGTGATGCTGAAGACCTTCTAAATGTATGCATATTCTAACAGGACAAGCCTAACAATGCTCAGCCACTAAGCCACAAAGGCACACAGCTAACAACATGGTAGACTTACTAGAAACAGACTGCCTTTTAGATTTTTGCATACTACAGGCCTCCCAAAACTAGTTATGGACTGAGGGACCAATCCGAGTTCAGCTTTTGATGCTGTCAGCTCTGTTCTTGTGTTGAATGTACTGACCCTGAAGTACAGTATAGCTTTTTAAGTTATCACGAGTGCAAGTAAACTACTTACCAGCCTCAACAATAGCAGGTTTGTTGCTGGAGCAGACTGACAGCACCTTCAGCACCCTACTTGTGGTCCACAATAGCTTCTCATAAGTATAGGTCCTCATTATGTTTACTAGAGCCTGGGGCCCACCACTTGCCAGAATAATCAGCTGAAAGAGAGCAAAAATGTAACACTTCTCTCACCTCCTGTGCAGGTGAATAACTGTTGCTGGCTTACATCCATCATATGTTATGGATCTCTAATGTGACCGTTCGCATCTTCTACTGGTCAGGCACATAAGTTTTGCAATCTTGTTATAAACAAGACTGTACCACAAAATACTGTCCCTCACCTCTTAGCAAGGTTGGGACTGACTGACAAAAGTCTCGCACTGCTGAGGATTCAGAATATGGAGCTCAGTACAGAGGAACTGACAGGCCACTCACAGCAAGCCTGCTCATCAGAAGTGCTTCAAGAGCTGAGGCACTTACCTTACTTTCTTGATTGCCATAAGCTAAAATCTGAAGGCAGTCTGTTGTGATGGCCAAGAATTTAACATTTGTCTTGTTAAGCAAGGCGACCATTTTCTGCAGCCCACCAGCTAGACGGACAGCCATTTTGGCTCCTTCCTGATGCAACAGGAGATTGTGAAGAGTTGTGATGGCATAGAACAGCACAGAGTCCACTGGGGACCTAAAAAAGCAAGAATCTAGTGAGTACCTACACCTACCTGCATGGACTAAAAACCGCAAGTACTGTCTCATCAGTCCACGTACCCAAGCATTTTAACCAAAGCAGGGATGCCTCCTGATTTGAAGATAGCCAACAAGCCTTCACGGTGATGTGAGAGATTGTGTAGTGTACCTGCAGTACAACGGGCTGTTTCTACATCATTTGTATTCTGCATGGTACGCACGATAGCAGATACCATTTGAGGAGACCTCATAATAGCATGGCGAGATGCTTCCTTTTTGGATAACTGATGAACCATAACTGCAGCCTTGTTCACCACCACCTAAAGAAACGTTTGAAGCAAACTTTTAGTTTTAGGTCATTAAAGAGGCCCCCAAAACAGGCTACACTGAGATAAGATTCATACATACCTGGTCCTCATCATTCAACAGTTTGGTCAGTTCAGGGATTGCACGAGTTGCAAGTTCAGCATCATCTTGGTAGTTTATCAAATTAACAACAGCATGTTTTAACATCTGGGATGGCTCAGCCAGGCGTTGCACATTAGTTGGATGAGCAGCATCAAACTGTGTGGATGGGATTTGCATTCCTTCATCCAGCGTTTCAGGAAACATAGCTGCACGTACTCTCTGAGCTCTAGTCATCGCATACTGGCCATCAATATCTGAAAAACAAGATGAGTCTTTACTTCCTGCTAGAAATAGAAAGCTTATCTTCTAGATTAGTAATAAATCAGCATTTAGGTTTGTATCAGTAAAACCAGGGTTGCCTATATGATAAGTTAAGCTGCATGTTTAAACAAACCAGTGTAATAGAGAAGGACATACCAGCAACCTGTTCCTGGGTAAAGGACTGAGAGAATCCCTGCTCCCATTCATACAGGACTTGTGTTGTGTCCACATCTTCCTCTTCAGGATTTCCCTTGCCACTCAAGGAGGGAGCAGTTGTTGTGGCACCAGAATGGATACCAGAGTCCAGATATGACTGTTGCTGCCAATGACTgactgctgcttttctgtctggCTCCATTGCCATATCCAACTCCATCAAGTCAGCTGTAGGAAATCATTATTGAACAATTAAGTTCAAAATTACTCCAGCACGTATTAGTCCCTCAAGAGATGacacagatttttaaatgaaaataaaacattatgaACAACTATCTCAATCCAGCAGAAGTAGCACTGAGAGTGATACAGCAGTTTTAATCTGAGGCATTAACCTGAACCAATACAGACATCTACAAACCTGACCAGCAGGTTACTGTGATTGCCTTGGTTTGTACTGCCTAAGAGTACCCATTTCACATAGTATGATTAGGTACCTGAGTGTATTCAAGTGACCCAAAATGTTTAAGACAACAAATCTGTGTGCAGGTTTGAGTCCCAGTGATGGGGCATTCATTAATGTAGCAGAACAGACATTATccaattcaaaatgatttttacaaAGGCAAATAAGGATCTGTAGCCAGATTAACGCTGCGGGGTTCTAATAAAAGAAAGTGTGATGCATTATATACCTTGGGTTGCCATTTTCCTTGCTGTGCTCCCAGAACTCTTTCCTGTTACCTTTCAGAGATCCTAAAAAAGAACAAGTTTAAAACTTACTAAATGCTCATTAGGATTTCAAATTAGAACACCAGAATCACAAACTAAGGCTTAGTGCAGCTCGCCATTTCACTAACACAGTGAGTGTAATTGATGCCTATTAGCAAACTCCCATGGACAGAGGAGCAGAAAAAACAGATGTTTCACCCAGACTTTTCCCAGcactgtatgtgtatgtatgtatgtatacgaACTGTCTCTtaaaaatgcaagagaaaaagaactgaAGACTGACCACAATGGAGCCAGTTTTGACTTCTCTATCCTTGGGTAAAACAAAGTCTAACATTAGATTCCAAAGCTTTAGACCTGCTGCACAGACAAGAGCTAAACGCCAGACCTCCTCATAAGACAACAGAGCAGTTCAGTGGCCCTCTAAGATTAGGAAAACTGCTTGATACAAGCCTCCAATGAAGATTTCTGTCAAGAAACCTGAAATGACAATTTAAGGCAAGCTACTATTATTTCAACGGTACAAAGACTATCAAAAGCTTTACAACTGAATCTCCTTCTTTACTCCTTTTCTGTACCACAAAAAGATACATTTATTGCTACACAAAATATTCTTCAAGTTATTAAACTAAGCTGAACCAGCCTTGGAAACAAACATTCTCCTTTAGTTGCACACATcaagtcaaacttttttttttttgcactaagCCAAGATAATTAAGTGCAGGGAGGCTGAAATATTATCAACTGCCATGTCAAACTCCTCAGTATGTGCTTCCATGTGGTATCACCAAGCAGTACAGAAGTATTTGTACTATAAATCTACACCCGTTTCCTCACTAACCTGGAAATAGAAACTCAAGGCAGCAGCTTCACAGTAGGTCAGTCATAGCTGTTGGatttccatttatttcatttGCTCCCTGTCCCTCCACAGTCCAACactgttttcagaacaaacacAGTGCTGGTGACAGCATATTCTAGGCGCTAACCAAGCAGAAATATTTGTAGTGGTAACTAGTGCAGTGAGCAAACCATCTCTTCCAGCAATCAGCTTTCAACATGCCCTTAGGTGTTACAGCTATGCTGATCAAAACATTCCTGGACAATGAAGTAAAGGCAAGCCACTAATCTCTTTAAAGAGACAGGTCTGAAATACTGTGTCAGGAGAACAAAGTCCATTTGACACCATACTTGTGTAAAGACAACTAACTTCACAGTTCGTTTCCTTTAGGAGTAGCTATAGAAAACCAGAATGAAACGTAAGTCAGGCCGGCAGTTTTAGGAGTCTTGCTGAACAGATTAGGCAACTCTAAGGCAAGCTTACATTTCACTGTCTCTGAGCCAGCTGCAGAATACCCCAGCAGCTTCTGATCAAACTCATTACTTGGCTGCACAAATGCCAGCGCTGTCTGTCCGACTCTGCTCCTACCACTTTCGGTAGCAACCCCTTCCTGGTTCTTTTAAAACGGACAGCAGATTTGCATTTGTAGCAGATAAGCAGCACTGAACATGACAAGACATACAGTAAGCTATGCAGTCGGAAATGCTTGCTACCTAAACTGGTCCTATTCCACAGCCTGGAGACTGGCCAGATCAGATTCCATTTCTCACGTTCTGCACAGAGGATGTATAGTGCAATTAGAGCACTGATAATACCATCGTGTTTCTCCAGTCCTTTGAACGCCACAAAATATTCTTCCAACATGCTGTTAAGAGTCTACCGTGAACAGTGGTAAGGGAAAGAAGAGACTAAGTCATGCTGTCAGGTTCACAATTAATGCATAAATTCTCCTGACTGGCTAAGTTGGAGGAAGTACTTACACACAATCTAGATAGCTCCTTGTAGGCCTTATGCATTACTTTGCCAACCCCACTAACACCTTCCAAACAGCAAAAGGTGGAATAGCATTAAAGGTTAAAATTAGTATCTTTGTTTCCCCTAGTCCCCACTGTAAGTCAGATGCCCAGGAACATATTCTTTAACCAATAATATTTTCAATTAAATGCAATTTTTCCAATATCAAACCGTGGCAAGACCTAGCCACTATACTCAATTAGCAATATACTTAGCACAAAAGCAGCTCTATTTTTTATTGTAACCTTTCTTGCCTTCTCCTAGCAGGGCACTACTAATAGAAACTCATCATCAGATTAGTTCAGAAGCTAACATACTGTAGCTGTACCAGTCAAGAGTGCTGATTATGTTTTGAGATATTTACTACTACCTTAGATTCAAATATGCAATAGGGGATTTGGGAACAATGTACATCACTTCCTTCCACTGTCAAGTTCTGCATAAGGGAAGGCAGTTGGCTTAGAGCAACTGTACTCTGAAATGGTGGTTTCACTTTCAGCAGCCTAAAGTAATTAGAATGAGTAGCTGTACCAATCCTACAATCCAAGAGACCAGGCTAGCTACTGCACTGCAACAACATGTTAGCAATTAAGGACACTGAAGCAAGTGTTCAGTCTGTGTTCAAAACTGTATTATCACAGTCAGAAATATTCAGTCTGACATAGAAATGGTGACCTTGAATCAGCCTGTT contains:
- the CTNNB1 gene encoding catenin beta-1 is translated as MATQADLMELDMAMEPDRKAAVSHWQQQSYLDSGIHSGATTTAPSLSGKGNPEEEDVDTTQVLYEWEQGFSQSFTQEQVADIDGQYAMTRAQRVRAAMFPETLDEGMQIPSTQFDAAHPTNVQRLAEPSQMLKHAVVNLINYQDDAELATRAIPELTKLLNDEDQVVVNKAAVMVHQLSKKEASRHAIMRSPQMVSAIVRTMQNTNDVETARCTAGTLHNLSHHREGLLAIFKSGGIPALVKMLGSPVDSVLFYAITTLHNLLLHQEGAKMAVRLAGGLQKMVALLNKTNVKFLAITTDCLQILAYGNQESKLIILASGGPQALVNIMRTYTYEKLLWTTSRVLKVLSVCSSNKPAIVEAGGMQALGLHLTDPSQRLVQNCLWTLRNLSDAATKQEGMEGLLGTLVQLLGSDDINVVTCAAGILSNLTCNNYKNKMMVCQVGGIEALVRTVLRAGDREDITEPAICALRHLTSRHQEAEMAQNAVRLHYGLPVVVKLLHPPSHWPLIKATVGLIRNLALCPANHAPLREQGAIPRLVQLLVRAHQDTQRRTSMGGTQQQFVEGVRMEEIVEGCTGALHILARDVHNRIVIRGLNTIPLFVQLLYSPIENIQRVAAGVLCELAQDKEAAEAIEAEGATAPLTELLHSRNEGVATYAAAVLFRMSEDKPQDYKKRLSVELTSSLFRTEPMAWNETADLGLDIGAQGEPLGYRPDDPSYRSFHSGGYGQDALGMDPMMEHEMGGHHPGADYPVDGLPDLGHAQDLMDGLPPGDSNQLAWFDTDL